A segment of the Lolium perenne isolate Kyuss_39 chromosome 3, Kyuss_2.0, whole genome shotgun sequence genome:
gaattttctatcaagaggaagagcagttcggggctcttcaaatagacataggtcttcaggatctccacaacgatgtacaaatgcgtggtgagaccgtggtggacctgaaggacatagctatgctcaccaagcgccatgcgaacaaagacaacattgtcgagactcaaccggaacccaatgccgacgatgaatactcatatgatactgattttgatagtgaggctgagaacccaatgcctagagatgagagtggtgatgaatggtgagggtcttttatgcttagtacctacattatcattatgcttaatacatacatttgtcattatgcttagtacctacattatcattatgcttaatacatacatttgtcattatgcttaatacctacatttttcattatgcttagtacctatatttgtcattatgcttagtgtttactcattttcaacatgcttattaattattttctcttttcttatgcaggtaattgcccaatatgagcggacggaaggcatcatcgagctccttgcttgatcagatgcatcagcggaagccagggccgggtgcttccagacggagtggaagacccattgttcccacccggcgttacgaagacgcagacggaggacggggaggacgagggggaggacgagctggaggacgagctggaggacgagggggaggacgagctggaggacgagggggaggacgaggggggaatgcacagctccttctagctgacattccctctgcttctggctcagtggcttcacagtctatggatgaggaggaggacactagggaggaggaggaggacactagggaggaggaggaggagtctagggacgaggaggcttcgacggagatggctccgaagaagttgcggattcgtggggaagcgcaggttcccgatgagagtaaggaacctgctacggaggatgagaagtggctccttgtcctaggaaagatagagtaagtagtaaggtgatttcattttcgttatgacacttagcattttctaatgtttgataattgtgcaggaatttcacatacacggggaagaatgtccgcgtgccagggagtctgattggagctgctattaggaagtactggccggggatgtacactccggtccttgggggcgagtccaagctagcctacacttgggaagactttgagatagcgccttaccctggctttacttccgccgccgacgccgtgatcaagaagttttgggtacgtaatgcatactctttgggtttcgttcatatgtagttgataaccccaccgtgataactcatgcctctcacactttctgttatgcttgattgcagcgcaattatagggtggcgactgagcataaggagagggcggacgtggtgctccgtaacatgtgtcggaagttgacacggcagcagtggtacaaccagaggatcacgtgcatcggccacttctatgctgagcagggcgtaaggtacacaaagcctgagattgtgcagggactcgccccggctatgacgatagatgacttcatgtcggtaagtaattgtcaatgcgattctatgtaccgcggctaacttgcaactatattgtttgttcttcaaatgagttttgattttgcaggttgtaccacattgggctgataataataagagggccgccttcatggagttggtcaagaattgggtcggcgaaaaccccgatttcaaggccgtgagcgaccggaacaaggccaaccgtgggaatcagggaacacacactgcggggagcagcagcaccgatcgctatcgggagcgtctggtacatataaaaatggaacaagctgcatttttttgattttcgatgatatgcataacatttgttttgtgatgcaggggaagaagctcgggagggaacttggtgagatggaagcgtggacgcacatgaagctggtgacgccccgtccgaacgagcctcggcccgcgcctgagatgtcctacggcaaggccaaagagaacaaggaaagatactgcgaggagtacgccaagctccatccagaggtggaggaccctatgaccgagccggtcgacgaggtggcgatgatgctggcggggtccggccagccgcatggacgtcctgcctgccttgctgggggtttcaagcctcagaggaacttcacgcagatcaaggctaccctcccctccggcagctacgctacctcctcgcggactacatgccgttctcgggtagaggttgatgtaagtcatccacactttcatcctctgttttgactcttgttcctgaatggctatgttgatgagacgcattatttctgaaattgtagactcagctcgaggaggcctatgcagtagcttacgaggagtatctcgagaagattaaggagcatgaccttgtgaaagatgcctatgtccagtggacgagcaaccagatggcggtaagtttcaatctctatggttgcaaaacatcataagtccccatgtttgaatctgagctatctctcccgctttcttgcagagtttcactcggttc
Coding sequences within it:
- the LOC139837831 gene encoding uncharacterized protein, with translation MYTPVLGGESKLAYTWEDFEIAPYPGFTSAADAVIKKFWRNYRVATEHKERADVVLRNMCRKLTRQQWYNQRITCIGHFYAEQGVRYTKPEIVQGLAPAMTIDDFMSVVPHWADNNKRAAFMELVKNWVGENPDFKAVSDRNKANRGNQGTHTAGSSSTDRYRERLGKKLGRELGEMEAWTHMKLVTPRPNEPRPAPEMSYGKAKENKERYCEEYAKLHPEVEDPMTEPVDEVAMMLAGSGQPHGRPACLAGGFKPQRNFTQIKATLPSGSYATSSRTTCRSRVEVDTQLEEAYAVAYEEYLEKIKEHDLVKDAYVQWTSNQMAVSFNLYGCKTS